A region of Drosophila mauritiana strain mau12 chromosome 3L, ASM438214v1, whole genome shotgun sequence DNA encodes the following proteins:
- the LOC117139618 gene encoding uncharacterized protein LOC117139618 — MDPEFVNKYNQVLSRLKLVENFDGSDPGKLPQFLHKIEALMPAINSFDDYYKSQLIGHIKNKCTDRAREAVFTRQMSAPVGNGNCAGNGHLLKAESWLKLKDQLLYNYAERESSYSLIHKIRSAVLDSNIELYYQKMAKLKHRLINRKLTHNDTLYSLEDIERITLQVFRDHLPEPTHSMILRRNPKSMEEAYRYIVEVQQQFYTQSGSLASDHQAATFSTSHKQQSYGVGMGGVGVSTVGVGVGMGIGMGAVGLGVSSYVRQMSNDKGQQNSTKSYYNQSAPPVGAGKNHPMFKSMGNPTFKSSFSYNGTSSNSGMGSNYSSAKKSDIKLNYQQQRSQNYAKTSSASAWKK; from the coding sequence ATGGATCCCGAGTTCGTGAACAAATACAATCAGGTCCTTAGCCGTCTGAAGCTGGTGGAGAACTTCGATGGCAGTGATCCTGGCAAGCTGCCGCAGTTCCTGCACAAAATCGAGGCCCTCATGCCGGCCATAAATAGTTTCGACGACTACTACAAGTCCCAGTTGATAGGACATATCAAAAATAAGTGCACAGATCGCGCCAGGGAGGCGGTCTTCACGCGACAAATGAGCGCACCCGTGGGCAATGGCAATTGCGCCGGGAATGGCCACCTCCTGAAGGCCGAGTCCTGGCTAAAACTCAAGGATCAACTGCTGTACAACTATGCGGAGCGGGAGTCCAGCTACTCGCTGATACACAAGATACGCAGCGCTGTCCTGGACTCGAACATAGAGCTGTACTACCAGAAGATGGCCAAGCTCAAGCACAGACTGATCAATAGAAAGCTCACGCACAATGACACCCTGTATAGCCTCGAGGACATAGAGCGCATCACGCTGCAGGTGTTCCGGGATCATCTGCCCGAGCCGACGCACTCGATGATCCTGCGCCGGAATCCCAAGAGCATGGAGGAGGCCTATCGCTACATAGTGGAGGTGCAGCAGCAGTTCTACACGCAGAGCGGATCTCTGGCCAGTGACCACCAGGCGGCCACCTTCAGCACCAGCCACAAGCAGCAGTCCTACGGCGTGGGAATGGGCGGAGTGGGCGTGAGCACCgtgggagtgggcgtgggCATGGGCATTGGCATGGGCGCCGTCGGCCTGGGGGTCTCCTCCTACGTCCGTCAAATGTCCAACGACAAGGGCCAGCAGAATAGCACGAAGAGCTACTACAATCAGTCGGCTCCGCCCGTGGGCGCCGGCAAGAATCATCCGATGTTCAAGAGCATGGGCAACCCCACATTCAAGTCCAGCTTCAGCTACAATGGCACCAGCAGCAATTCGGGCATGGGATCGAATTACTCGAGTGCCAAGAAGTCGGACATCAAGCTGAACTACCAGCAGCAGAGGAGCCAGAACTACGCGAAGACCTCATCGGCGAGTGCTTGGAAGAAGTAG